Proteins found in one Zea mays cultivar B73 chromosome 1, Zm-B73-REFERENCE-NAM-5.0, whole genome shotgun sequence genomic segment:
- the LOC103643652 gene encoding uncharacterized protein PFB0765w isoform X1 → MAQSTPDPPALVAMTLAELEAAIAALPGKWGALREAFDRLAACSPSPLPFAWEDLDGYISSLQSSVALRFRQVRALEAAGAVPAAAASLVTRGDGKGENQELEEDDELDEDVAVEVEEKVAVEVEEEADEEIQEADSDKICNDEKDGKEAREVEVEKEVAELEKADEDMQEANSDKFCNDEKDGNETREVEVEDEVAELEKKADLEMQEVDYDKICNDEKDEKGGKEEVVEEEGVEEASNIKIGNEIKYEKESREEEQASKVNEQDPDKEMQVVDKDKLNTKGAFKASQDKEKDQDTNMDETVTKMASSVQHKEGEEACDRKQKEAQKQDLHEKVEGTKNAKDQGNRALPRRSDDCTVACAYMDAKRLVKLVCTNTDLKSELHAAFRCAPDAAAVALHVVELFLHNKTFVRTNKVWANCVELVQMVPVFVTKPSADTTEQAKRMAKDWKEMIDSPESCYVLGSLASWGLLYFLISYNIVTEFDMKEIFRLFGNIPFKQKKKSAMLLKGLGLSNRIPELMDYLIGNGQQMDVLCLARVLNMVDKYPPLSLLKGYVEKAKQTAMEISQKNMTRQLRVVIIKELDDLRRAHFLVKKEITNTNLCTSIREEINILLGELEKKKRGLANPLTASTSNSQQRQTKINKKRKVMQKQEHHKGQEDRMQGQLSGLAEKPEKKQRKPQQEQQQEQENKPEEKKQKQEDGPEEKKPKHEYKPEEKKRKQEDKSEEKQQQKKQKHHKWLRQRTPMLPAQGYPAMWNAAMRSDLEPPPYAATHGVHHGYHHPVQPGWPGVHCASPFIGPSTPWYPPPQFYPR, encoded by the exons ATGGCTCAGTCCACCCCTGATCCCCCGGCTTTAGTGGCGATGACGTTGGCGGAGCTAGAGGCAGCCATCGCCGCCCTGCCCGGCAAGTGGGGTGCCCTGCGGGAGGCGTTCGATCGCCTCGCCGCCTGCTCACCCTCGCCGCTCCCCTTCGCCTGGGAGGACCTCGACGGCTACATCTCCTCGCTCCAGTCGTCAGTCGCGCTGCGGTTTCGCCAGGTCCGCGCACTCGAGGCCGCCGGCGCTGTACCTGCTGCTGCCGCGTCGTTGGTAACTCGCGGAGATGGAAAGGGAGAAAACCAGGAGTTGGAGGAGGATGATGAATTAGATGAGGATGTCGCGGTGGAAGTGGAGGAGAAGGTCGCGGTGGAAGTGGAGGAGGAGGCCGATGAGGAGATACAGGAAGCCGACAGCGATAAGATTTGCAATGATGAAAAGGATGGGAAGGAGGCGAGAGAGGTGGAAGTGGAGAAGGAGGTGGCGGAGTTGGAGAAGGCCGATGAGGATATGCAGGAAGCCAACAGCGACAAGTTTTGCAATGATGAAAAGGACGGGAACGAGACAAGAGAGGTGGAAGTGGAGGACGAGGTGGCAGAACTGGAGAAGAAGGCCGATTTGGAGATGCAAGAAGTTGACTACGATAAAATTTGCAATGATGAAAAGGACGAGAAGGGGGGCAAAGAAGAGGTGGTGGAGGAAGAGGGAGTTGAGGAGGCATCCAACATCAAGATTGGCAATGAGATTAAGTATGAGAAGGAGTCAAGGGAGGAGGAGCAGGCCAGTAAGGTGAATGAGCAAGATCCTGACAAGGAGATGCAGGTGGTTGATAAGGACAAGCTGAATACCAAAGGTGCTTTTAAGGCTTCTCAGGACAAGGAGAAGGATCAGGATACCAACATGGATGAGACAGTGACCAAGATGGCGTCTTCAGTGCAGCACAAGGAGGGGGAGGAGGCTTGCGACAGGAAGCAGAAGGAAGCACAGAAACAGGACCTTCATGAGAAGGTGGAAGGTACCAAAAATGCTAAGGACCAGGGTAATCGAGCTCTTCCACGCAGATCTGATGATTGCACTGTAGCATGTGCATACATGGATGCCAAGAGGTTGGTCAAGCTCGTATGCACCAACACTGACCTCAAATCAGAGCTTCATGCTGCATTTCGCTGTGCTCCAGATGCTGCAGCAGTCGCTCTCCACGTAGTTGAGTTATTCCTACACAACAAGACATTTGTTAGGACCAACAAGGTCTGGGCAAACTGTGTTGAGCTAGTTCAAATGGTACCTGTATTTGTTACCAAGCCTTCTGCAGACACGACTGAGCAGGCCAAGCGGATGGCTAAGGATTGGAAGGAGATGATTGACAGTCCAGAGAGTTGCTATGTTCTTGGCAGCCTAGCCTCGTGGGGCCTCCTTtactttcttatctcctataacaTTGTAACTGAGTTTGACATGAAGGAGATCTTCCGTCTCTTTGGTAACATCCCTTTCAAACAGAAGAAGAAATCTGCCATGCTCTTAAAAGGTCTTGGGCTCAGCAATAGAATCCCAG AGTTAATGGACTATTTGATCGGAAACGGACAACAAATGGATGTTTTATGTTTGGCACGTGTTCTTAACATGGTGGACAAGTATCCTCCACTTTCTCTTCTGAAGGGATATGTCGAAAAGGCAAAACAAACTGCTATGGAAATATCTCAAAAGAATATGACACGCCAATTG AGGGTAGTTATAATAAAGGAGCTTGATGATCTAAGAAGGGCTCATTTTTTGGTTAAGAAGGAAATCACGAACACCAACCTCTGCACCAGTATCAGGGAAGAAATCAACATTTTGTTAGGTGAGCTTGAAAAAAAGAAGCGGGGTTTAGCAAATCCCTTGACAGCCTCAACTTCAAATTCACAGCAGCGACAAACAAAGATTAACAAGAAGCGCAAGGTAATGCAGAAGCAGGAGCATCACAAAGGACAAGAAGACCGGATGCAAGGGCAACTGAGTGGGCTGGCAGAGAAGCCCGAGAAGAAACAAAGGAAGCCCCAACAGGAGCAGCAACAGGAACAAGAAAATAAGCCGGAAGAGAAGAAACAGAAACAAGAAGATGGGCCAGAAGAGAAGAAACCGAAACACGAATATAAGCCAGAAGAGAAGAAACGGAAACAAGAAGATAAGTCAGAAGAGAAGCAGCAACAGAAAAAGCAGAAACATCATAAATGGCTGAGGCAACGCACTCCCATGCTACCTGCACAGGGTTACCCTGCAATGTGGAACGCAGCAATGAGGAGCGACTTGGAGCCTCCACCATATGCCGCGACGCATGGAGTCCATCATGGTTACCACCACCCTGTCCAGCCAGGCTGGCCTGGGGTTCATTGCGCATCGCCGTTCATAGGACCCTCTACACCCTGGTACCCTCCTCCTCAGTTCTATCCCAGGTAG
- the LOC100275579 gene encoding Guanine nucleotide-binding protein-like NSN1 produces MVKRSKKSKSKRVTLRQKHKVLRKVKEHHRKKRKEAKKEGKAGQRKKVEKDPGIPNEWPFKEQELKALEARRAQALQELELKKEARKERARKRKLGLLEDEEIANLASAASAQGSEFAAKDAAKDKAPLTVAKSNDHSERSFYKELVKVIEASDVILEVLDARDPLGTRCIDMEKMVRKADPSKRIVLLLNKIDLVPKEAVEKWLTYLREEMPTVAFKCNTQEQRTKLGWKSSKLDKTNIIPQSSDCLGAENLIRLLKNYSRSHELKLAITVGIVGLPNVGKSSLINSLKRSRVVNVGSTPGVTRSMQEVQLDKKVKLLDCPGVVMLKSSNSGVSVALRNCKRVEKMEDPVTPVKEILGICPHEKLLSMYKVPSFSSVDDFLQKVSTVRGKLKKGGVVDVEAAARIVLHDWNEGKIPYFTLPPKRDAVEDSDVVIISEDGKEFNIDEIYKAESSYIGGLKSIEEFHHIEIPPNAPPAIDEEMLEDGSKPSEPAQENREEQMSDANDPQGSKPATASTQNDKLYTAEGILDPRKRKAEKKRRKANRFSVLNDMDADYDFKVDYQMEDAADGEDEDAGDEAKEDNEPMTGVDDS; encoded by the exons ATGGTGAAGAGAAGCAAGAAGAGCAAGAGCAAGCGCGTCACGCTGCGGCAGAAGCACAAGGTGCTGCGCAAGGTGAAGGAGCACCACCGCAAGAAGCGCAAGGAGGCCAAGAAGGAGGGCAAGGCCGGCCAGCGGAAGAAGGTCGAGAAGGACCCCGGGATCCCCAACGAGTGGCCCTTCAAGGAGCAGGAGCTCAAGGCGCTCGAGGCCCGACGCGCGCAGGCGCTCCAGGAGCTCGAGCTCAAGAAGGAGGCGCGCAAGGAGAGG GCTCGGAAGAGGAAGCTAGGATTGCTCGAGGATGAGGAAATTGCTAATTTGGCATCTGCAGCTTCCGCGCAGGGCAGTGAGTTTGCAGCAAAGGATGCAGCAAAGGATAAAGCTCCTTTAACAGTGGCAAAGAGCAATG ATCATTCTGAGAGATCTTTCTACAAGGAGCTTGTTAAAGTAATCGAAGCTTCTGATGTGATTCTTGAGGTTCTTGATGCAAGAGATCCGCTGGGCACCCGTTGCATTGACATGGAAAAGATGGTTAGGAAGGCTGATCCAAGTAAACGGATTGTACTACTTCTCAACAAGATAG ATCTTGTTCCTAAGGAGGCGGTAGAGAAGTGGCTTACATATCTGAGAGAAGAAATGCCAACAGTTGCGTTTAAGTGTAATACCCAAGAGCAGCGGACCAAGCTGGGATGGAAATCTTCAAAACTAGATAAAACAAACATCATCCCACAAAGTAGTGATTGCCTTGGTGCTGAGAATCTAATTAGATTGCTCAAGAATTATTCCAGAAGCCACGAG CTCAAACTGGCAATTACGGTGGGTATTGTTGGACTCCCTAATGTTGGCAAGAGCAGTCTGATCAACAGCCTGAAGAGGTCCCGAGTGGTTAATGTCGGTTCCACTCCAGGGGTTACTAGATCAATGCAAGAAGTTCAATTAGACAAGAAGGTAAAGTTGTTGGATTGTCCTGGTGTTGTTATGCTCAAATCTTCCAACAGCGGTGTGTCTGTAGCTCTTCGAAACTGCAAAAGAGTTGAGAAAATGGAAGATCCAGTCACTCCTG TTAAGGAGATCCTTGGTATTTGCCCACATGAGAAGTTGCTGTCTATGTATAAGGTTCCAAGCTTCAGTTCAGTTGATGATTTCCTTCAGAAAGTATCAACTGTACGGGGGAAATTGAAAAAGGGTGGTGTGGTGGATGTTGAAGCTGCTGCGAGAATTGTGCTTCATGACTGGAATGAAG GTAAAATACCATATTTTACACTGCCACCTAAAAGAGATGCTGTGGAGGACTCAGATGTAGTGATTATATCAGAAGATGGGAAAGAATTTAATATTGATGAAATTTACAAAGCTGAGTCTTCATATATTGGTGGTTTGAAGTCCATTGAGGAGTTCCATCATATTGAGATTCCTCCTAATGCTCCACCGGCAATTGACGAAGAGATGCTAGAG GATGGCAGCAAACCAAGTGAACCCGCTCAGGAAAACCGGGAGGAGCAAATGTCTGACGCGAACGACCCACAAGGAAGCAAGCCAGCCACCGCCAGCACGCAGAACGACAAGTTGTACACCGCCGAGGGCATACTCGACCCTCGCAAGAGGAAAGCAGAGAAGAAACGGCGCAAGGCGAACAGGTTCAGTGTGCTGAACGACATGGACGCGGACTACGATTTCAAGGTGGATTACCAGATGGAGGACGCCGCGGATGGTGAAGACGAAGACGCTGGGGATGAAGCCAAGGAGGATAATGAGCCGATGACTGGCGTCGACGATTCGTGA
- the LOC103643652 gene encoding uncharacterized protein isoform X2, with the protein MAQSTPDPPALVAMTLAELEAAIAALPGKWGALREAFDRLAACSPSPLPFAWEDLDGYISSLQSSVALRFRQVRALEAAGAVPAAAASLVTRGDGKGENQELEEDDELDEDVAVEVEEKVAVEVEEEADEEIQEADSDKICNDEKDGKEAREVEVEKEVAELEKADEDMQEANSDKFCNDEKDGNETREVEVEDEVAELEKKADLEMQEVDYDKICNDEKDEKGGKEEVVEEEGVEEASNIKIGNEIKYEKESREEEQASKVNEQDPDKEMQVVDKDKLNTKGAFKASQDKEKDQDTNMDETVTKMASSVQHKEGEEACDRKQKEAQKQDLHEKVEGTKNAKDQGNRALPRRSDDCTVACAYMDAKRLVKLVCTNTDLKSELHAAFRCAPDAAAVALHVVELFLHNKTFVRTNKVWANCVELVQMVPVFVTKPSADTTEQAKRMAKDWKEMIDSPESCYVLGSLASWGLLYFLISYNIVTEFDMKEIFRLFGNIPFKQKKKSAMLLKGLGLSNRIPEGSYNKGA; encoded by the exons ATGGCTCAGTCCACCCCTGATCCCCCGGCTTTAGTGGCGATGACGTTGGCGGAGCTAGAGGCAGCCATCGCCGCCCTGCCCGGCAAGTGGGGTGCCCTGCGGGAGGCGTTCGATCGCCTCGCCGCCTGCTCACCCTCGCCGCTCCCCTTCGCCTGGGAGGACCTCGACGGCTACATCTCCTCGCTCCAGTCGTCAGTCGCGCTGCGGTTTCGCCAGGTCCGCGCACTCGAGGCCGCCGGCGCTGTACCTGCTGCTGCCGCGTCGTTGGTAACTCGCGGAGATGGAAAGGGAGAAAACCAGGAGTTGGAGGAGGATGATGAATTAGATGAGGATGTCGCGGTGGAAGTGGAGGAGAAGGTCGCGGTGGAAGTGGAGGAGGAGGCCGATGAGGAGATACAGGAAGCCGACAGCGATAAGATTTGCAATGATGAAAAGGATGGGAAGGAGGCGAGAGAGGTGGAAGTGGAGAAGGAGGTGGCGGAGTTGGAGAAGGCCGATGAGGATATGCAGGAAGCCAACAGCGACAAGTTTTGCAATGATGAAAAGGACGGGAACGAGACAAGAGAGGTGGAAGTGGAGGACGAGGTGGCAGAACTGGAGAAGAAGGCCGATTTGGAGATGCAAGAAGTTGACTACGATAAAATTTGCAATGATGAAAAGGACGAGAAGGGGGGCAAAGAAGAGGTGGTGGAGGAAGAGGGAGTTGAGGAGGCATCCAACATCAAGATTGGCAATGAGATTAAGTATGAGAAGGAGTCAAGGGAGGAGGAGCAGGCCAGTAAGGTGAATGAGCAAGATCCTGACAAGGAGATGCAGGTGGTTGATAAGGACAAGCTGAATACCAAAGGTGCTTTTAAGGCTTCTCAGGACAAGGAGAAGGATCAGGATACCAACATGGATGAGACAGTGACCAAGATGGCGTCTTCAGTGCAGCACAAGGAGGGGGAGGAGGCTTGCGACAGGAAGCAGAAGGAAGCACAGAAACAGGACCTTCATGAGAAGGTGGAAGGTACCAAAAATGCTAAGGACCAGGGTAATCGAGCTCTTCCACGCAGATCTGATGATTGCACTGTAGCATGTGCATACATGGATGCCAAGAGGTTGGTCAAGCTCGTATGCACCAACACTGACCTCAAATCAGAGCTTCATGCTGCATTTCGCTGTGCTCCAGATGCTGCAGCAGTCGCTCTCCACGTAGTTGAGTTATTCCTACACAACAAGACATTTGTTAGGACCAACAAGGTCTGGGCAAACTGTGTTGAGCTAGTTCAAATGGTACCTGTATTTGTTACCAAGCCTTCTGCAGACACGACTGAGCAGGCCAAGCGGATGGCTAAGGATTGGAAGGAGATGATTGACAGTCCAGAGAGTTGCTATGTTCTTGGCAGCCTAGCCTCGTGGGGCCTCCTTtactttcttatctcctataacaTTGTAACTGAGTTTGACATGAAGGAGATCTTCCGTCTCTTTGGTAACATCCCTTTCAAACAGAAGAAGAAATCTGCCATGCTCTTAAAAGGTCTTGGGCTCAGCAATAGAATCCCAG AGGGTAGTTATAATAAAGGAGCTTGA
- the LOC110008575 gene encoding uncharacterized protein LOC110008575, protein MQPSPPAPQPTPDSLPPRALPTQAAMATQDELQAAVAAVTEKKRRLREAFDRLVSCAPVPVPFRWEDVDAHLAAIFRHLGSTHADVIAIAGGPATAAHHFQFQHTVKEEQDQERRVGRGASEEGQGSNAEEGRSASSHQERGEEEGEVREASVARPDREADEAGNILGAEAVPEQLDDEKEDDMGTIVASPHQRNDGIEMVVEEEEEAVKGNADREGREDEAEEGEWRQQHPHAAGGGETSSALAKAVAAACANMDPSALVDSLRVSGRSSPRAFLPALLGAPDPHALLVRAVGGVLDMASAERDASKWWCANCVALVECAPRLPAPSPDALAHAKRLAGRWKEMVVAGPAGGGDTGGMAGWGLLTFIASYDIAPEFDADEIIRLFGDIASEVKDNCVELCKRLGLIGKMTDSVDHFIENGQPIDAIRLARTFGLTGKYTPLAIMNDYIENAKKDAEDILSKESYTPESRKQAMAKKVDALIFLWSAIDGYDMDSVQRSSIKAEITQLLHKYANKQQSLAGVPASISSSHQQQKFQEEYRQRPPVEQETQQRKAHELQQETEEKQHHQQRKAQETQHQHIQDQQETQKREMWQNRKRRRQNKNRKRKQRRQNLQQQSKRPRLPPYVRPGVGNQHGQPFSGGRFAACATTIPPYYWSMG, encoded by the exons ATGCAGCCAAGCCCTCCAGCGCCGCAACCAACGCCCGACTCACTCCCGCCGCGAGCACTTCCCACCCAAGCGGCGATGGCGACGCAGGACGAGCTCCAGGCGGCCGTCGCCGCGGTCACGGAGAAGAAGCGCCGCCTCCGGGAGGCATTCGACCGCCTCGTCTCCTGCGCCCCGGTCCCTGTCCCCTTCCGCTGGGAGGACGTCGACGCGCACCTCGCCGCCATCTTCCGCCACCTCGGCTCCACCCACGCCGACGTCATAGCCATCGCTGGGGGTCCAGCCACCGCTGCTCACCACTTCCAGTTCCAGCACACGGTCAAGGAGGAGCAGGACCAGGAACGCCGCGTCGGGCGCGGCGCGTCGGAGGAGGGACAAGGTAGCAATGCGGAGGAAGGCAGGAGCGCGTCGTCGCACCAGGAACGCGGGGAGGAGGAAGGGGAGGTCCGGGAGGCGTCAGTTGCGCGTCCCGACCGAGAAGCCGACGAAGCGGGCAACATTCTCGGGGCGGAGGCGGTTCCAGAGCAGCTAGACGACGAGAAGGAGGATGACATGGGGACAATCGTGGCGTCTCCCCACCAACGCAATGATGGCATCGAGATGGtagtggaggaggaggaggaggccgtCAAGGGGAACGCAGACAGAGAAGGCCGCGAGGACGAGGCGGAGGAAGGGGAGTGGCGGCAGCAGCATCCGCACGCCGCAGGCGGGGGAGAGACGTCGTCGGCTCTGGCGAAAGCCGTCGCCGCGGCGTGCGCGAACATGGACCCCTCCGCGCTGGTGGACTCGCTGCGCGTCAGCGGCAGGAGCTCCCCCCGCGCGTTCCTCCCGGCGCTGCTCGGCGCCCCGGACCCCCACGCTCTCCTTGTCCGTGCCGTCGGCGGCGTTTTGGACATGGCCTCAGCGGAGCGCGACGCGAGCAAGTGGTGGTGCGCAAACTGCGTCGCGCTGGTCGAATGCGCGCCCCGCCTCCCCGCGCCGTCGCCGGACGCGCTGGCGCATGCAAAGCGCCTGGCGGGGCGCTGGAAGGAGATGGTGGTTGCGGGCCCTGCGGGTGGCGGGGACACGGGCGGGATGGCCGGATGGGGCCTTCTCACCTTCATTGCTTCCTACGACATTGCCCCGGAGTTCGATGCTGATGAGATCATCCGTCTCTTCGGTGATATCGCGTCTGAGGTGAAGGACAACTGCGTTGAGCTCTGCAAGCGGCTTGGCCTCATCGGAAAGATGACTG ATTCAGTCGACCATTTCATCGAAAATGGGCAGCCAATCGATGCTATAAGACTGGCACGTACTTTCGGTTTGACTGGCAAGTATACTCCACTTGCCATCATGAATGATTATATTGAGAATGCCAAGAAGGATGCTGAAGACATACTAAGCAAGGAGAGCTATACACCAGAGTCTCGG AAGCAAGcgatggcaaagaaggttgatgcTCTAATATTTTTATGGAGTGCAATCGATGGGTACGATATGGATTCTGTTCAGCGTAGTAGCATCAAGGCAGAAATTACCCAGCTGTTACACAAGTACGCAAACAAGCAGCAAAGTCTGGCAGGTGTTCCTGCCTCCATTTCAAGTTCGCACCAGCAGCAGAAGTTTCAGGAGGAGTATCGGCAGCGGCCACCGGTGGAACAGGAGACGCAGCAGCGAAAGGCACATGAGCTGCAGCAAGAAACAGAAGAGAAACAGCACCACCAGCAGCGGAAGGCACAAGAGACGCAGCATCAGCACATCCAAGATCAACAAGAGACGCAGAAGCGGGAAATGTGGCAGAACCGGAAAAGGAGAAGGCAAAACAAGAATCGCAAGAGGAAACAGCGCAGGCAGAATCTGCAGCAGCAGAGTAAACGTCCAAGGCTACCTCCATATGTCAGGCCAGGAGTTGGCAACCAGCACGGGCAGCCATTTTCAGGAGGTCGATTCGCAGCCTGTGCCACTACCATACCTCCATATTATTGGTCCATGGGATGA